Proteins encoded together in one Candidatus Palauibacter soopunensis window:
- a CDS encoding TrbG/VirB9 family P-type conjugative transfer protein, with amino-acid sequence MKATPTAAILLGIVVVLLTLLLAVVPCDAAAQQAKGDAAYLRVPVPEEGEERIPRLRARVRHTTVIVLPAGERILDFVAGDSEYWHLTGAANVAYLKPLAEDAATNVALVCESGRIYSFLVSESGEKPPHLVVRVEAGAEAEAAFGAPGFVARSEVAAYRQMAAEAVEAVGVVREEAEAGIAEARSWAEAEIEAFRAAYPERLRFEYRLDRKASERPFRVEAMWHDGEFTYLRSRAQESPALYELQDGEPSLVAFDLTEDGLFVARRVLGDGWLQIGDKRAGWRFEPSDVR; translated from the coding sequence ATGAAAGCAACTCCAACCGCTGCGATCCTGCTCGGGATCGTCGTCGTCCTGCTGACACTGCTCTTGGCTGTGGTTCCCTGCGATGCAGCCGCGCAGCAAGCTAAAGGCGATGCCGCCTACCTTCGGGTGCCGGTGCCGGAGGAAGGCGAGGAGCGCATCCCCCGGCTCCGCGCGCGCGTGCGCCATACCACAGTCATCGTGCTTCCGGCCGGAGAGCGGATCCTCGACTTCGTGGCCGGCGACTCCGAGTACTGGCACCTGACCGGCGCGGCGAACGTGGCCTACCTGAAACCGCTGGCCGAGGACGCGGCGACGAACGTGGCGCTCGTCTGCGAGTCCGGACGCATCTACTCGTTCCTCGTATCGGAAAGCGGCGAGAAGCCGCCCCACCTGGTCGTCCGCGTCGAGGCGGGTGCGGAGGCGGAGGCCGCGTTCGGCGCTCCTGGGTTCGTCGCCCGGAGCGAAGTCGCCGCCTACCGCCAGATGGCCGCCGAAGCCGTCGAGGCTGTGGGGGTGGTCCGCGAGGAGGCCGAGGCGGGGATCGCCGAGGCGCGCAGCTGGGCCGAAGCGGAGATCGAGGCGTTCCGTGCCGCCTACCCCGAGCGGCTTCGGTTCGAGTACCGGCTGGACCGGAAGGCGTCCGAGCGGCCGTTCCGGGTCGAGGCGATGTGGCACGACGGGGAGTTCACCTATCTCCGCTCGCGCGCACAGGAGTCTCCGGCGCTCTACGAACTCCAGGACGGTGAACCGAGCCTGGTCGCGTTCGATCTCACCGAGGACGGCCTCTTCGTCGCCCGCCGTGTCTTGGGCGACGGGTGGCTCCAGATCGGCGACAAGCGGGCCGGGTGGCGGTTCGAGCCGAGTGACGTGCGATGA